The following coding sequences lie in one Natrarchaeobius halalkaliphilus genomic window:
- a CDS encoding ornithine cyclodeaminase family protein produces MTDTLFLTSSDVADLATPAEYVDAVRAGYRQRGNGAPAKPRSKFFRSDPGGMLTSYAAVLPETGAMGGYMYSAGFGAEDAWFMTPLFDATSGAPLALLDGASMNPFKTGAAGAVAVDELAREDADALAVIGSGAQARGQLRTTATVRAFSDVRVYSPTADHRESFAADFDDQLEATVRAVDSSTAAITGADVVITATRADDPVFDGSKLEAGTHVTAMGQYAPERCELDTTTIERATYVPDLRERATFDAGSFLAALDAGVVTEDHIHAELGEIVAGNARGRTSDDEITVFDSGGTGIETVAAAYMLYEKARAEGIGTEIAFEPASEALTGN; encoded by the coding sequence ATGACCGACACGCTGTTTCTCACCAGTTCCGACGTCGCAGACCTCGCAACTCCGGCCGAGTACGTCGACGCCGTCAGAGCGGGATACCGCCAGCGCGGTAACGGCGCACCCGCCAAACCGCGATCGAAATTCTTCCGTTCCGATCCCGGCGGGATGCTCACCAGTTACGCGGCGGTCCTGCCGGAAACGGGTGCGATGGGTGGATACATGTACAGCGCAGGTTTCGGGGCCGAGGACGCCTGGTTCATGACACCGCTTTTCGATGCCACCAGCGGCGCTCCCCTCGCGCTCCTCGACGGCGCGAGTATGAACCCGTTCAAGACCGGTGCCGCGGGTGCCGTCGCCGTCGACGAACTCGCTCGCGAGGACGCCGACGCGCTCGCCGTCATCGGAAGTGGTGCTCAGGCCCGCGGTCAGCTGCGAACCACAGCGACTGTTCGAGCGTTTTCGGACGTGCGCGTCTACTCGCCTACGGCCGACCATCGCGAATCGTTCGCGGCCGACTTCGACGACCAACTCGAGGCCACGGTCCGGGCGGTGGACTCGAGTACGGCGGCGATCACCGGTGCCGACGTCGTGATCACGGCGACGAGAGCGGACGACCCCGTCTTCGACGGCTCGAAACTCGAGGCCGGAACGCACGTGACGGCGATGGGCCAGTACGCACCGGAACGGTGCGAACTCGACACGACGACGATCGAGCGAGCGACGTACGTGCCCGACCTCCGCGAACGGGCGACGTTCGATGCCGGATCGTTTCTGGCTGCGCTCGATGCGGGCGTCGTCACCGAGGACCATATTCATGCCGAACTCGGTGAGATCGTGGCGGGCAACGCGAGGGGACGGACGAGCGACGACGAAATCACGGTGTTCGACAGCGGTGGGACGGGCATCGAAACGGTCGCCGCAGCGTACATGTTATACGAGAAGGCTCGCGCCGAGGGAATCGGGACCGAGATCGCGTTCGAACCGGCGAGTGAGGCGTTGACGGGGAACTGA
- a CDS encoding SPFH domain-containing protein: MHPIALTARPLQLEVGDPLVIVGALALFLVIATVWSMVEIVDAYNRGALTVFGEYRKLLEPGLNVVPPFVSRVYTFDMRTQTIDVPSQEAITRDNSPVTADAVVYIRVMDAKRAFLEVDNYRRAVSNLAQTTLRAVIGDMELDDTLSRREMINERIRHELDEPTDEWGIRVESVEVREVTPSRDVKGAMEKQTSAERKRRAMILEAQGERRSAVEKAEGDKQSNIIRAQGEKQSQILEAQGDAISTVLRARSAESMGERAVIDKGMDALTDIGQSESTTFVLPQELSSMVGRYGKHLSGSDVQADGTDLESLEFDEETRELIGLDDISEMIGEIEDADVDVEAMEAEAQAIKEGEDVSDSPDDTVGTNR; encoded by the coding sequence ATGCACCCGATCGCACTCACCGCACGTCCGCTGCAACTCGAGGTTGGCGACCCTCTCGTGATCGTCGGCGCACTGGCCCTCTTTCTCGTCATCGCGACGGTCTGGTCGATGGTCGAGATCGTCGACGCGTACAATCGGGGCGCACTCACCGTCTTCGGTGAGTACCGCAAACTCCTCGAGCCGGGGCTGAACGTCGTCCCGCCGTTCGTCTCCCGGGTCTACACGTTCGATATGCGAACGCAAACGATCGACGTGCCGAGCCAGGAAGCGATCACGCGGGACAACTCCCCGGTCACGGCCGACGCCGTCGTCTACATCAGGGTGATGGACGCCAAACGCGCGTTTCTCGAAGTCGACAACTACCGCCGGGCGGTCTCGAATCTCGCCCAGACCACGCTTCGAGCCGTCATCGGGGATATGGAACTCGACGACACGCTGAGCAGGCGGGAGATGATCAACGAGCGGATCCGTCACGAACTCGACGAACCGACCGACGAATGGGGGATCCGCGTCGAAAGCGTCGAGGTTCGTGAAGTGACGCCCTCCCGTGACGTCAAGGGAGCGATGGAGAAACAGACCTCCGCTGAACGGAAACGCCGCGCGATGATCCTGGAGGCACAGGGTGAACGCCGCAGCGCCGTCGAGAAGGCAGAAGGTGACAAGCAATCTAACATCATTCGCGCACAGGGTGAAAAACAGAGCCAGATCCTCGAGGCGCAGGGTGACGCCATTTCGACCGTCCTGCGCGCTCGCTCGGCCGAATCGATGGGCGAACGCGCGGTCATCGACAAGGGAATGGACGCGCTGACCGATATCGGGCAGAGCGAGTCGACGACGTTCGTGTTGCCACAGGAACTGTCATCGATGGTCGGTCGCTACGGTAAACACCTCTCCGGCAGCGACGTTCAGGCGGACGGGACCGATCTCGAGAGCCTCGAGTTCGACGAGGAGACTCGCGAACTGATCGGGCTCGACGATATCTCCGAGATGATCGGTGAGATCGAGGACGCCGACGTCGACGTCGAGGCCATGGAAGCCGAAGCTCAGGCGATCAAAGAAGGCGAGGACGTGTCCGACTCCCCGGACGATACGGTCGGTACGAACCGGTAG
- a CDS encoding type 1 glutamine amidotransferase domain-containing protein — protein MTEALFVVSENGYWGEECTEPLETLSEAGVEITVATPSGGPPQIDEQSIDPDQVGEETASHVLDVHESDDRLNDPIPTARADAELYDAVVYPGGHGTEWDVNQDSDARRLLRETIEGDGTALVVCHAVGILAFARDSHGAFIVTGRDVTGFPNEWEEDTVDEDGRLPDGRKLPYWVEDEVIAAGGNWDAELESEASVTVDGDLITARGPESSTAAAETLREKLDR, from the coding sequence ATGACCGAAGCACTGTTCGTCGTCAGCGAAAACGGATACTGGGGAGAAGAGTGTACCGAGCCCCTCGAGACGCTGTCAGAGGCGGGCGTCGAGATCACGGTCGCAACGCCGTCGGGCGGACCGCCCCAGATCGACGAGCAGTCGATCGATCCCGATCAGGTCGGTGAGGAAACCGCGTCGCACGTTCTCGATGTCCACGAGAGCGACGACCGACTGAACGATCCGATCCCGACCGCTCGTGCCGACGCAGAGCTCTACGACGCGGTCGTCTACCCGGGTGGCCACGGAACCGAGTGGGACGTCAACCAGGACAGTGACGCGCGAAGACTTCTCCGAGAGACGATCGAAGGTGACGGCACGGCGCTCGTCGTCTGTCACGCCGTCGGTATCCTCGCGTTCGCACGCGACAGCCACGGCGCGTTTATCGTCACCGGTCGCGACGTGACCGGCTTCCCGAACGAGTGGGAAGAAGACACCGTGGACGAGGACGGCCGCCTTCCGGACGGTCGAAAGCTCCCCTACTGGGTCGAAGACGAGGTGATCGCCGCCGGCGGTAACTGGGACGCCGAACTCGAAAGCGAAGCGAGCGTCACCGTCGACGGCGATCTCATCACGGCCCGCGGTCCCGAGTCGTCGACTGCGGCGGCAGAAACGCTCCGCGAGAAACTGGATCGCTGA
- a CDS encoding Hsp20/alpha crystallin family protein: MSRRSSPFDGLAELFDKLARQLETAARSWETEIDNRSRLDLSMGREATNLDLTDEGEEFIVTVDVPGYDRDDLDIRLTGETLSITGERERTEEHEAGEEMYIRRERELQSFNRHVRLPDPVDVDDVSATVNNGILTIKLPKLEFEGESHSINVE, translated from the coding sequence ATGTCACGACGATCCAGCCCGTTCGACGGTCTCGCAGAACTGTTCGACAAACTGGCCCGCCAGCTCGAGACGGCTGCTCGCTCGTGGGAGACGGAAATCGACAACCGAAGCCGTCTCGATCTCTCGATGGGACGCGAGGCGACCAACCTCGATCTGACGGACGAAGGCGAGGAGTTCATCGTCACCGTCGACGTTCCAGGATACGACAGGGACGACCTCGACATTCGACTCACCGGCGAGACGTTGTCTATCACCGGAGAACGCGAACGAACTGAGGAACACGAAGCCGGCGAGGAGATGTACATCCGCCGCGAGCGAGAGCTCCAGTCGTTCAACCGTCACGTTCGCCTCCCTGACCCGGTCGACGTAGACGACGTGAGCGCAACGGTCAACAACGGAATCCTGACGATCAAGCTCCCAAAACTCGAGTTCGAGGGCGAATCTCACTCGATCAACGTCGAGTAA
- a CDS encoding YcaO-like family protein: protein MQVHVVGDDPVREAVVAALGDVDVDITDGTPDDLVEARFAVVSDVAGSSTFERANEAARAGGTPWIAVEIGGVGGQPISTVDAAITGFAPRSGCFECLSARVAANDPESTERPSADRSTARLAGALAGRECVGVLSGDERSVIGHVVELPYRRRRILPVPRCDCDEDGRDRELERDDEVLDLETAVEHVETAIDDRVGIVSSIGEIESFPAPYYLATNADTSGLSDASAPTQAAGVADDWNAALMKAVGEGLERYCGGVYRDSEFVHASERDLESVISPSALVRPDDAPAYDPDAEHRWVPSENLLTGESVHLPAAAVQFPQPGDRLVPAITTGLGLGSSSVGALLSGLTEVVERDATMLAWYSTFDPLGLEVDDPTFDTLERRARSEGLTVTPLLVTQDIDLPVVAVAVHRDPSESAPDEIGSSDDAWPAFAVGSAADLDGTSAATAALEEAIQNWMELRNLGPDDADDASGAIGTYASYPAGARSFVDTDRTISADEVGPDPTPTGVEALEAVVERVNDVGLTPYAARLTTRDVEAIGFEAVRVVVPGAQPLFTGEAFFGERARSVPETMGFETRLERPFHPYP, encoded by the coding sequence ATGCAGGTACACGTCGTCGGTGACGATCCGGTCCGCGAGGCCGTCGTCGCCGCGCTGGGAGACGTCGATGTCGACATCACTGACGGCACGCCAGACGACCTCGTCGAGGCCAGATTCGCGGTCGTCAGCGACGTCGCCGGCTCGAGTACGTTCGAGCGGGCAAACGAGGCTGCACGCGCCGGTGGAACGCCGTGGATCGCCGTCGAGATCGGCGGCGTCGGCGGTCAGCCGATCTCGACGGTCGATGCCGCTATCACTGGGTTTGCTCCTCGAAGCGGTTGTTTCGAGTGTCTGTCCGCGCGCGTCGCCGCGAACGATCCGGAGTCCACAGAGCGGCCGTCGGCCGATCGATCGACAGCCCGTCTCGCCGGTGCGCTCGCGGGACGGGAGTGCGTGGGCGTCCTCTCCGGCGACGAGCGATCGGTGATCGGCCACGTCGTCGAACTTCCGTACAGACGCCGCCGAATCCTTCCCGTTCCGAGATGTGACTGTGATGAAGACGGCCGGGATCGGGAACTCGAGCGCGACGACGAGGTGCTCGATCTCGAAACGGCGGTCGAGCACGTCGAGACGGCCATCGACGACCGGGTCGGCATCGTGTCCAGTATCGGTGAGATCGAGTCCTTTCCAGCGCCGTACTACCTGGCGACGAACGCGGATACGAGCGGGCTCAGCGACGCGAGTGCCCCGACACAGGCCGCGGGCGTCGCTGACGACTGGAACGCCGCGCTGATGAAGGCCGTGGGCGAGGGTCTCGAACGCTACTGTGGTGGCGTCTACCGCGACTCCGAGTTCGTCCACGCGAGCGAACGGGACCTCGAGAGCGTGATCTCGCCGTCCGCGCTCGTCCGTCCAGACGACGCGCCAGCGTACGACCCGGATGCGGAGCATCGGTGGGTTCCGAGCGAAAACCTCCTGACGGGCGAATCGGTTCACCTTCCCGCCGCAGCGGTTCAGTTCCCTCAGCCGGGCGACCGGCTCGTTCCGGCGATCACGACCGGACTCGGACTCGGATCCTCGAGCGTCGGTGCGCTCCTGTCGGGCCTGACAGAGGTCGTCGAACGCGACGCGACGATGCTCGCGTGGTACTCGACGTTCGATCCGCTCGGGCTCGAAGTCGACGACCCCACGTTCGACACGCTCGAGCGCCGGGCACGAAGTGAGGGGCTGACTGTAACGCCGTTGCTCGTCACACAGGACATCGACCTCCCGGTCGTCGCGGTCGCCGTCCACCGGGATCCGTCCGAAAGCGCCCCCGACGAAATCGGTTCGAGCGACGACGCCTGGCCAGCGTTCGCGGTCGGCTCGGCGGCGGATCTCGACGGGACGAGCGCAGCGACGGCGGCGCTCGAAGAAGCGATACAGAACTGGATGGAGCTACGAAACCTCGGACCGGACGACGCGGACGACGCCTCCGGTGCGATCGGTACGTATGCCTCCTATCCTGCGGGGGCTCGTTCGTTCGTCGACACGGACCGGACGATTTCTGCGGACGAGGTCGGCCCCGACCCCACCCCGACCGGCGTGGAGGCACTCGAGGCGGTCGTCGAGCGAGTGAACGACGTCGGGCTGACGCCGTATGCGGCCCGGCTGACGACTCGCGACGTGGAGGCGATCGGCTTCGAAGCCGTCCGTGTCGTCGTCCCCGGCGCACAACCGCTCTTTACCGGCGAGGCCTTCTTCGGTGAGCGAGCGCGATCAGTCCCGGAAACGATGGGCTTCGAGACACGGCTCGAGCGGCCGTTCCATCCCTATCCATGA
- a CDS encoding RNA-binding protein → MPQIPLHYVDLRTFCYATEDQKRVEQALRTFLPEEFEIDRTESEGHYGDRILVLSTRLEKADDVRYVLSRLADLETYETLIDELDERVTENTELFLRLDKQAAFEGDVRLGEGITFRGKVEAYPAKKEQAVENAEEVLTRLRDEK, encoded by the coding sequence ATGCCACAGATTCCCCTTCACTACGTCGACCTTCGGACGTTTTGTTACGCCACAGAAGATCAAAAGCGCGTCGAACAGGCGCTTCGAACCTTCCTGCCGGAAGAGTTCGAAATCGACCGCACGGAAAGCGAAGGCCACTACGGCGATCGGATTCTCGTCCTGTCGACGCGTCTCGAGAAGGCTGACGACGTTCGATACGTTCTCTCGCGACTTGCTGACCTCGAGACCTACGAGACGCTGATCGACGAACTCGACGAGCGAGTCACCGAAAACACCGAACTCTTCTTGCGACTGGACAAACAGGCCGCTTTCGAAGGGGACGTTCGCCTCGGTGAGGGGATCACGTTTCGTGGAAAAGTCGAAGCCTATCCCGCAAAGAAAGAACAGGCCGTCGAAAACGCCGAAGAGGTTCTGACGCGACTGCGAGACGAAAAGTGA
- a CDS encoding DHH family phosphoesterase yields the protein MSRAVELESTLESAESLAIVCHDNPDPDCLASALALETVARDLGIADVTIAYGGEISHQQNRAFVNMLAISLEPITDTDVGEYDCIAFVDHAQPGVNSDISADTIPDVIVDHHPGETPGATFEDIRTEYGATATIFVEYLRDLEIELTSRLASALLFALHRERLDFVREPTRREYEAALSVYPDADLEALEQLYGSAFSPGTIDAISRAIDSRERRGSSLVANVGKTSETDALPQAADYLLNLEGVDTVLVYGVVGSAIRMSARSIDPRVHMGETLSDGFGELCTVGGHHDMAGGRIELGIFADDMGDADQLIEFIDGRITRRFFDALNLDDER from the coding sequence ATGTCCCGCGCGGTGGAACTCGAGTCCACTCTCGAGTCGGCCGAATCGCTGGCGATCGTCTGCCACGACAATCCGGACCCGGACTGTCTCGCCAGCGCGCTGGCTCTCGAAACGGTCGCGAGGGACCTCGGAATCGCGGACGTGACGATCGCCTACGGCGGCGAGATATCCCATCAGCAAAACCGGGCGTTCGTCAATATGCTCGCGATCAGCCTCGAGCCGATCACCGACACTGACGTAGGAGAGTACGACTGTATTGCCTTTGTCGATCACGCCCAGCCAGGCGTCAATTCCGATATTTCAGCAGATACCATCCCGGACGTCATCGTAGACCACCACCCCGGCGAGACGCCGGGGGCGACGTTCGAAGACATCCGAACGGAGTACGGCGCGACGGCGACGATCTTCGTCGAGTACCTCCGTGACCTCGAGATCGAGCTCACGTCACGGCTCGCCTCTGCGCTGCTCTTTGCGCTCCACCGTGAGCGGTTGGACTTCGTCCGTGAACCGACGAGACGGGAGTACGAAGCGGCGCTCTCGGTCTACCCCGACGCCGATCTCGAGGCGCTCGAACAGCTGTACGGGAGCGCGTTTTCACCCGGAACGATCGACGCGATCAGCCGTGCGATCGACTCCAGAGAGCGTCGCGGATCGTCGCTCGTGGCGAACGTCGGTAAGACCTCGGAGACGGACGCTCTTCCACAGGCGGCGGATTATCTCCTCAACTTGGAGGGCGTCGATACCGTCCTCGTCTACGGTGTCGTCGGTTCAGCAATCCGGATGAGCGCGCGGTCGATCGATCCGAGAGTACACATGGGTGAAACGCTCTCCGACGGTTTCGGAGAGCTCTGTACCGTCGGCGGTCATCACGACATGGCCGGCGGCCGGATCGAACTCGGTATCTTCGCGGATGACATGGGTGATGCCGACCAGCTCATCGAGTTCATCGACGGGCGGATAACGCGTCGGTTCTTCGACGCGCTCAATCTCGACGACGAGCGCTGA
- a CDS encoding DUF1918 domain-containing protein produces the protein MSFEEDDRVVLNDEHSEFDGETGTITQTMESMFGDVTYTISFEDGQEAGVPEDSLEAAADDDADESDE, from the coding sequence ATGAGCTTCGAGGAAGACGACCGTGTCGTCCTGAACGACGAGCACAGCGAGTTCGACGGCGAAACCGGAACCATCACGCAGACGATGGAATCGATGTTTGGCGACGTCACCTACACCATCAGCTTCGAGGACGGACAGGAAGCCGGCGTTCCCGAGGATTCCCTCGAGGCCGCCGCCGATGACGACGCCGACGAATCCGACGAATAG